In Papio anubis isolate 15944 chromosome 20, Panubis1.0, whole genome shotgun sequence, the genomic window TTTGGGGCTCTGTATGGGACATTGAGAGACCATATGTGGGAGTGAGAGATTGTGTGTGACGGTGCGTGTGAGGGGGcagtgtgtgtggctgtgtgcaACATGGTGAGCATATGGTGCTGTGTGTGTCACACAAGCAGATTCTGTGTGAGAGGGAGTGAGGCTGATGACTGGCGTACACTGAGAGGTGGTGTGGACAGGTGTCATGAGAGGCACACAGAAGGCCTCTCATGAGGTGGGACAGACGGAGTGAGCGTCAGACAGTCTTTGTCGGCCGCACTGTGTGTGGCTTGTGAAAAAGTGCATGATCTGGGCACATtgctgcaatcccagtactttggggggctgaggcaggaggatcccttgaggccaggactttgagaccagcctgggcaacatagggagacccctccCCACgccgtctctaccgaaaaaaaaaataaaagaaattcgccaggtgtggttATGCAcctttgtggtcccagctactcggaggctgaggtgagaggatcacttgagcctgggaggtggaggctgcagtgagctaagatcatgccactgcactccagcctgcgtgacagagagagaccctgtctcaaaaagcaaaacaaaactgtgtGACTATGTGTGACACTGAGCTTGTGAGAGATGGCAGCGTTGTGACAGTGCGTGCGAGTGTGTGACTGTGCAGGGCACTCAGAAGCGAGAGTGTGAGGGAGGCCTTGTGTGTAGAAGGCAAGAGATGATGGAGAGGCGGGAGTGAGTGTGTGAAACGCTGCGAGATTGTGTGGGACTCTGTGAGACACTGAGCCATCGTGGGTAGCTAGGTATGACACCAGGAGATGGGGCGCGTGTGTGTGACAGGGACAGACTGTGTATGGAGGGAATGTGTCAGATGCGTGTGACACCAGGAGActgtgtgagaatgtgtgtggCCTTCCATGGGTGTCACTGGACAGGCAACTGGGTGTTACTATGAAATACTATAAAACAGTGTGTACTTGACAGGTTGCATGGGTAACTGCATGCCACTATGAGACACAGAAAGTGTGAGACTGGGACAGGGTGTGAAACTGAGAGAGAAGTTTAAATGGCAtgcaaggccaggcgcggtggctcacacctataatcccagcactttgggaggccgaggcgggtggatgacctgaggtcaggagttcgagaccagcctggccaacattgtgagaccctgtctctacaaaaaatgcaaaaattagccaggagtggtggcaggcacctgtaatcccagctactcaggaggctgaggcaggaaaatggcttgaacccaggacacggaggttgcagtgagccgagatcacaccactgcactccagcctgggcaacagtgagactcagtctcaaaaaaaaaaaaaaaaggcatgcaaATGTGTGTGACATTTGGAGACATTATATGTGACACTGTGGCAAACTGCTGGTACGTTTGGGGCTCTGAGATAATTTATCCGATGTGTAGCCCTTGGGGCTGCCCTTGGTGGTGGCTGTGTGTGGCATTTGGGGTGACCGTGTGAGGTTGTGTTGAGCAAGGTCATTCGTGAGGTTGTGTGGTGCTACTATGTGACAGGGCAAGACAGTTTGTGTCTGTGTGAGGGACAGTGAGCATGAGGCTGGGGGGTGTCACTGAGGTGGCGAGTGTGGCTGAGTGAGAGGCTCTGTGGGACACACTGGAGAGGTTTGTGTGACTGTAGATTAAATGCACCGAGGCCGGGGACCCACCTAGACAAGACTGTCTTTTCTAGTGAGTGTGAGAGAGGCACAGAGTCCCACAAAAGGACAGCAGCGgcagagacacagggagagggaCAAAGATAGGACTGACAGACAAGAGAGAGGGCCCAGAGAGGCAGCCCCAAGGCGGCGGGGCGGCGGGGAAGGTGGCTCCCGGAGGAGGCGGGTCCGTAGGGCCTGCGCCccaggggagggggcggggcgggcCGGAGGGACCCAGACGCTGCCTCCCAGCCTCTGTGACCGCCGCCAGCCCGGCTCAGAGCAGCAACAGGTAGGAAGCTCCGGTCCCGGCCCCACAGCTGGTCCCTTTGCCTGCTCCGTGGCCACATTCTCTTCGCCTgagaatgattgaatgaatgagtgaatgagtgagtgaatgaattctTCTACGTCTTCATCAGCCTGTCTCTCGCTTTGTTCCTCTCTCCCACTTTCTGGTTCCATCTCTCCCCAAcccctccatctccctctctttccttcccttcttgccTCTGTCCCTCTATCTCCTCGTCTCTGTCCCTTTATCCCCTTGGTGTCTCTCTGCTCTTTCCTCCATCCCCCCTTCCtccatttctccttctctctcctttctccctccctccatcaccCCATCCTCTCCCACCCCACACCACATCTCCTCCCTCCATCACTCCATCCTCTCCCACCCCATCCGTCCATCTTCTCCATTCTCTCCCATCCCACACcgcctccctccatctctccatccTCTTCCACCCCATCCGTCCATCTCCTCCATTCTCTCCCATCCTACAccacctccctccatctctccatccTCTTCCACCCCACACCTCCTCCCTCCATCACCCCATTCTCTCCCACCCCATCCGTCCATCTCCTCCATCCTCTTCCACCCCACACCCTCTCCCTTCATGTCCCCATTCTCTTCCACCCCACacccccttcctccacctcccctgCTCTGTCCCCTCGGTCCCTTTGTCCCCTCGGTGCCAGTTGCCTTGTATCACCCTGTTCCTTGCTCCCCCCTTCATTTGTCCCTCTATTTTCTCCTCCATCACTTCATTCCTTCCccagtctctccctctctctattcCTCCCCGTTTCTTCATTTCTCCagtgcctcagtctctccttccattactttgtctctgtctctgcgcGCCCCGTTGTCCCTCTGTCCATCCGATAGGCCTCCCCTCGGTTGGGCTCCCCCAACCCTCTCCCCTGGCTGCTAATGAGCAGAGGAGCCTTTGAGGTGGCCAGGGCTGGAGTGGGGGAGCTCCCTGAGGGGGGCGGAGGGGGCAGCTGCTGCCAAGGCCCTAATGAGTCCCCCTCTGTGCCCCTCCCGCCGCGATCTTAATTCCCAGTTCTCCCTGGAGCCGCTGCTAATTGGCCTGAGGAGGGGCCCCCCTCCTGGCTCTTGCTCTGCCCCCGGGGGGTGAGGACACCTGGATTCTGATCCAGCACCTGTGGCCCtgtccttctgtctcagcctcccatctgtgcgcccctccttccctccctcgcCCCTCCCTGTTCTCTCCCCACCTGCCTTAGGTACCTCCATCCGTGCACTCCTGCATCGCTCCTCTTGTTCCTGTCCCCCTCATCTGTCCCTCTCTCCACCAGCCCCTGGCCACCCCATTCGCGCGCCCTTCCACCCTCGCACCTGTTACCGGGTCCATCTCCTCACCCCCGCCTCGGGACCCAAACGTATCCTAACCTACTCCCACAGCCTCAACTCCCGCGCGTCTTTTAACCCCTTCCCCGCCGCAACCATGTCCAACAACATGGCCAAGATTGCCGAGGCCCGCAAGACGGTGGAACAGCTGAAGCTGGAGGTGAACATCGACCGCATGAAGGTGCTGGGTCAGGGTAGGGAGCAGGGCGGGGATTCTGGGCCTGCAGTCTGTCCCGGGCTGTGTCGGCCGGGAGCCATAGTGCAAGGATGCACCTGGGAAGAGGGCTGGGCAAGGGGCggggcagggcaggaggaggggccaGGACGAGGGGCGGGGCAGGACAGGAGGAGGGGCCAAGACGAGGAGGGGGCAGGACAGGGGAGGGGCCAGGACGAGGGTCGGGGTAGGACAGGGGGAGGGGCCTATATGAGACGGGgcagagtgggaggaggggacCGGGCAAGAGGCGGGGCCTAAGTGGGCGGCTCTGAGGAGCCGAGCAGGGCGGTGACATCTCCACCCGGGTGCTCGCAGGTGTCCCAGGCAGCAGCGGAACTCCTGGCTTTCTGCGAAACGCATGCCAAAGATGACCCGCTGGTGACGCCAGTACCCGCCGCGGAGAACCCCTTCCGCGACAAGCGCCTCTTTTGTGTTCTGCTCTGAACCCTCCAGACAGCTTACCCTCCCCTGCCAAAGTATGGATCCAATAAACTTGGTAACTGTGGTAGTGCCTGTGCTTTCAGGGAAACTGAGGTACGCACAGAGCTTGGGGCCACCGTGGGGGAAGCTGTGTCCGTTCTCATTCCttctgagtgtgtgtgttgggggtagGGGTGGACGTGGAGTGAGTATGACTCCACCAAAGCCTCAGAGGAGATGAGTATTCAGTGCTATCTCCTCCACGATCGATCCTGAACTTAATGGTCCCGACGGCCCCAGAAGGCAGCTGACTACTTGTATGATacccatgaggaaactgagccaaaGGAAGTCCTTTATTCAGAGTCGCAAAGCTAGGAGGTAACAGAGTGCTGACGGGGGTACTCCAGTACTCCCTGAACCCCTCCACTagcctctctcctccccactggGTTGGACATTCTTAGGGTTCCCAGTCCCCATCCCACACTTCTCACCCCCTGAACGACTTCTTTTTTCACACCTGGTTTCCCTGTACCGCAGGCCCGCTTCTGTCCTAAAGTCCTGCACTTTTTCTCTGCtcactcgttcattcattcattcattcactcattaactCTTCCAAACACTCCCTGATACCTACTTTCTGACCAGCGTTGGGCAATGCTAGGGACATGGCTGTGACCAAGacagccctggctctgccctgcCCTCTTGGGGCTCAGAGTCCAGTGGgagagaaagacctgcccccagaTGGTAAAAACCCAGAGTGGGCAGTGCTGGGTCGGGGAGTGCAGAGGGAACTCCTGACTCAGCTTGGAGGTAAGcgtgcttcctggaggaggtgacatctgagctggAACATGGTGGTAATGAAACTTGGGGactcagagaagagagaaacatggctagaaggagggagaggaaataaaataatgagtacATTCCTTCATCCTTCCTTTATTTTGTCATTGTTCTGGAGACACAGGGGTGACTGTGACGGCCCTGGTTCTTGCCCTCTGTTTTCCAATTCACATACTACTGGCCTGCAGGACATATGTAGCttgcagatatatatatatatatatatatgtagagagagaggagataaagagagagacagagagagagagtctcactctgtcacccaggctggagtacagtggcacaatctcggttcactgcaacctccgcctcccaggttcaagcaattctcctgcctcagcctcccaagtagctgggatcacaggcatgcaccaccacacccagctaatttttgtatttttagtagaggcggggtttcaccatgttggccaggctggtcttgaactcctgacctcaagtgatccgctcgcctcggcctcccaaagtgctgggattacaaacatgagacACCTGCCCGGCCACAGTTAAATTTTTATGGCTTTACATGATGTTTAAAGATGTTCTTGACTTGGCTGCCAAATTGAAAAACACAGATATTTGACATCAAAGTCCATATGTCTCTGGAATTGCAAAGTCTTCTCTGAAATTGTAAGGTCTGGTGACTCACAGGCTGTAAGACAGGGCCTGGGTTTTCCAGCTCACCAAAATCCCCACCATGCCCTATTGTCTCCTGGTCAAGGAAGCTGGGGACCAGTCGCCATTTAACCTGAAGCCTGTGTCGGGGGCTTCTTACAgaggaatgagaaataaaatggccgggcgcagtggctcacgcctgtaatcccagcactttgagaggccgaggtgggcaaatcacttgaggtcaggagttcaagactagcctggccaacatggtgaaaccccatctctactaagaagacaaaaattagctgggaatggtggcacgaacctgtaatcccagctactcgggtggctgaggcaagagaattgcttgaacctgggaggtggaggttgcagtgagccaagatcacaccactgcactccagcctgggcaacagagcaagactccgtttcaaaaagaaaaaaaaaaagaaaagaaaaataaaaaattctgtgtCTCCATTGAAAATGgggagggctgggcgcggtggctcatgcctgtaatccca contains:
- the GNG8 gene encoding guanine nucleotide-binding protein G(I)/G(S)/G(O) subunit gamma-8 yields the protein MSNNMAKIAEARKTVEQLKLEVNIDRMKVSQAAAELLAFCETHAKDDPLVTPVPAAENPFRDKRLFCVLL